In Blautia wexlerae DSM 19850, a single window of DNA contains:
- a CDS encoding DUF5662 family protein produces MHPWLHFKTITRHKLLVMHYCFRAGMYKQGLLHDLSKYAPVEFLVGCKYYQGDRSPNNAEREDTGISKSWLHHKGRNKHHFEYWVDYAPGDEHIINGVPMPRKYIAEMVMDRISASRNYLGDKYDQHQPLDYYLKGKEKLWFIHPKTKRDLEGLLRILNDHGEEVLISYIKNVYLKKDKALERV; encoded by the coding sequence ATGCATCCGTGGCTGCACTTTAAAACAATAACCAGACATAAGCTGTTGGTTATGCATTACTGTTTCCGGGCTGGTATGTATAAACAGGGACTGCTTCATGACCTGTCCAAATATGCACCTGTGGAATTTCTGGTTGGATGTAAATACTATCAGGGAGACAGAAGTCCCAACAATGCAGAAAGAGAAGATACAGGAATATCAAAATCCTGGCTTCATCATAAAGGGCGCAACAAACATCATTTTGAGTACTGGGTAGATTATGCACCGGGAGATGAGCATATCATCAATGGTGTGCCCATGCCCCGTAAATATATTGCGGAAATGGTGATGGACAGGATCAGTGCTTCCAGAAATTATCTGGGGGATAAGTATGATCAGCATCAGCCTCTGGACTATTATCTGAAAGGTAAGGAAAAACTGTGGTTTATCCATCCGAAGACAAAGAGAGATCTGGAGGGACTGCTGCGGATACTTAATGATCATGGGGAAGAGGTACTGATTTCCTATATTAAGAATGTTTATCTGAAAAAAGATAAAGCCCTGGAGCGTGTCTGA
- a CDS encoding DUF1292 domain-containing protein, with product MSDEFTAGGCNPSDCASCGGGCSSAGGCDPVENHKTITLTMEDDTEVECAILTVFPVDAKEYIALLPLDENGQNESGEVYLYTFARTESGDPMLSNIESDEEYAKAAVAFDTVLQNAKDSMDKID from the coding sequence ATGAGTGACGAATTTACAGCTGGCGGATGTAACCCGAGTGACTGCGCTTCCTGCGGTGGTGGATGCAGTTCAGCCGGCGGATGCGATCCTGTTGAAAACCACAAGACAATCACCCTTACCATGGAAGACGATACAGAGGTAGAATGTGCGATCCTCACCGTTTTCCCGGTAGATGCGAAGGAATATATCGCACTTCTCCCACTTGATGAGAACGGTCAGAATGAAAGCGGCGAGGTTTACCTCTACACATTTGCCCGTACTGAGAGCGGTGATCCGATGCTTTCCAACATCGAAAGCGATGAAGAATATGCAAAAGCCGCAGTTGCTTTTGACACAGTTCTCCAGAATGCAAAAGATTCTATGGATAAGATTGACTGA
- a CDS encoding beta-mannosidase — MIKLQLHENWQLCNIRQLDWIPAQIPGDIYAALLKTGKMPDPFFGDNEYQAKALMEEDYEYRTVFNYEEAQFKDCQEVILRFDGIDTIADIYLNGCCLGKVDNMHRIWEFPVGELLENGKNTLRVIIRSPLKFMAEAFKKYKNRGNEDTIEGFMHLRKAHYMCGWDWGACLPDGGIFRPVTLLGIETARLDSVYIRQVHKDGKVLLVPEVDVETVDEEESEADGYEGAQALEYQVTVTAPNGTKTIWDDCPDEMEIENPQLWWPNGLGEQPLYQVQVDLKAGDKIVDTWCRKIGLRALTMHREKDQWGESFAHEVNGYQVFAMGADYIPEDNLLQRTSRERTRELLLQCKRANFNTVRVWGGGYYPEDWFFDLCDELGLMVWQDFMFACSVYELTPEFEANIRQEFIDNIKRLRHHASLALWCGNNEMEMFVKQGTWVTKPTEMRDYLFMYERIIPEVLSEYDPDTFYWPASPSSGGSFDEPNDPNRGDVHYWEVWHGNKPFSEYRKYFFRYASEFGFQSFPSVKTLETVTDDPKELNPFSYVMEKHQRNYGGNGKIAKYMQAAYRYPENFSDFVYASQLLQADGIRYGVEHYRRNRGRCMGAIYWQLNDCWPVISWSSIDYYGRWKALHYYAKRFFAPVMLSCEEQSWMTVEADMNRQHFEFEKSIRLNVTNETLNAHRVLVKWAVRKTDATILREEEQWLEVPALSAVWMDKVELPQIDCFNEYVSYEAWENDQIISQGTVIFSYPKYFHYLNPGLAVRVDGDEIVVKAEAYAKSVEIRNENDDLILEDNYFDMNAGEYRVKILDGKPDGLKVRSVYDI, encoded by the coding sequence ATGATAAAATTACAGCTTCATGAAAACTGGCAGTTGTGCAATATCAGACAACTGGACTGGATTCCGGCACAGATTCCGGGGGATATTTATGCGGCACTTCTTAAGACCGGAAAGATGCCGGATCCGTTCTTTGGGGATAATGAATATCAGGCGAAAGCACTGATGGAGGAGGATTATGAATACAGAACGGTATTTAATTATGAAGAAGCGCAGTTTAAAGATTGTCAGGAAGTGATCCTGAGATTTGACGGGATTGATACGATTGCGGACATCTATCTGAATGGATGTTGTCTTGGAAAAGTTGATAACATGCACAGAATCTGGGAATTCCCGGTAGGAGAGCTGCTTGAAAACGGCAAAAATACCTTACGCGTTATCATTCGCTCTCCGTTGAAGTTCATGGCAGAGGCATTTAAGAAATATAAAAACAGGGGAAATGAAGACACAATTGAGGGATTTATGCATCTGCGCAAAGCTCACTATATGTGCGGCTGGGACTGGGGTGCATGTCTGCCGGATGGAGGTATCTTCCGTCCTGTAACACTTCTGGGAATTGAAACTGCCAGACTGGACAGCGTGTATATCCGTCAGGTACATAAGGATGGCAAAGTCCTGCTGGTTCCGGAAGTAGATGTGGAGACTGTTGATGAGGAAGAGAGCGAAGCAGATGGGTATGAAGGTGCACAGGCACTGGAATATCAGGTGACTGTAACTGCACCGAATGGAACAAAAACCATATGGGATGACTGTCCGGATGAAATGGAGATTGAAAATCCGCAGCTCTGGTGGCCAAATGGACTGGGAGAACAGCCGTTATATCAGGTGCAGGTAGACCTGAAAGCCGGAGATAAGATTGTAGACACCTGGTGCAGAAAAATCGGTCTCCGTGCGCTGACCATGCATAGAGAGAAAGACCAGTGGGGCGAGAGCTTTGCTCATGAAGTAAACGGTTATCAGGTCTTTGCCATGGGTGCTGACTATATCCCTGAGGACAATCTTCTGCAGAGAACATCCAGAGAACGTACCAGAGAATTACTTCTTCAGTGCAAGAGAGCGAACTTTAATACAGTACGTGTCTGGGGCGGCGGCTATTATCCTGAGGACTGGTTCTTTGATCTCTGTGATGAACTGGGGCTGATGGTATGGCAGGACTTTATGTTTGCATGCTCTGTCTATGAATTGACACCGGAGTTTGAGGCAAATATCCGTCAGGAATTTATTGATAATATCAAACGCCTCCGTCATCATGCATCCCTTGCCCTGTGGTGCGGAAACAATGAGATGGAAATGTTTGTAAAGCAGGGCACCTGGGTGACAAAGCCGACAGAAATGAGAGATTATCTGTTTATGTATGAGCGCATTATTCCGGAAGTTCTCAGCGAATACGACCCGGATACCTTCTACTGGCCTGCAAGCCCGTCATCAGGCGGTTCCTTTGATGAACCCAATGATCCGAACCGTGGAGATGTGCATTATTGGGAAGTATGGCATGGCAATAAGCCATTTTCAGAATATCGTAAATATTTCTTCAGATATGCATCTGAGTTTGGTTTTCAGTCATTCCCGTCTGTAAAAACGCTTGAAACAGTAACAGATGATCCGAAAGAATTGAATCCATTTTCTTATGTGATGGAGAAACATCAGAGAAATTACGGAGGAAATGGAAAAATTGCCAAATACATGCAGGCAGCATACCGTTATCCTGAGAACTTCAGCGATTTTGTTTATGCATCTCAGCTTCTCCAGGCAGATGGAATCCGATATGGAGTCGAGCATTACCGCAGAAACCGGGGACGTTGTATGGGTGCAATCTACTGGCAGTTAAATGACTGTTGGCCGGTTATTTCCTGGTCATCCATTGATTATTACGGACGCTGGAAAGCGCTTCATTATTATGCGAAGAGATTCTTTGCGCCTGTAATGCTTTCCTGTGAAGAACAGAGCTGGATGACAGTGGAAGCGGATATGAACCGTCAGCATTTTGAATTTGAAAAATCCATCCGTCTGAATGTGACCAATGAAACGCTGAATGCTCACAGGGTTCTGGTGAAATGGGCAGTGCGAAAGACAGATGCCACAATTCTGAGGGAGGAAGAACAGTGGCTGGAAGTACCGGCATTGTCTGCTGTATGGATGGATAAGGTCGAACTTCCCCAGATTGACTGTTTTAATGAATATGTAAGTTATGAGGCATGGGAAAATGATCAGATTATTTCTCAGGGAACTGTGATTTTTTCCTATCCGAAATACTTCCACTATCTGAATCCCGGACTGGCTGTGCGCGTAGACGGAGATGAGATAGTTGTTAAGGCAGAAGCATATGCAAAGAGTGTGGAAATCCGGAATGAGAATGATGACCTGATTCTTGAAGATAATTATTTTGACATGAATGCAGGAGAATACAGAGTGAAGATACTCGATGGAAAGCCGGATGGACTGAAAGTGCGCAGTGTTTATGATATATAA
- a CDS encoding Type II secretory pathway, pullulanase PulA and related glycosidase, translated as MSNKKKYEGEKEMAESRKMKTEKGLALVPGANPLADGCNFAVEVPEDSRASLILYKKRSAKPYVEIPFTEENRTGNVYAMYIPDFNLKEYEYNFLINGKVYTDPCAYRILGRERFGAEVGTNPHKVRGGFLKKEVFDWENDKNPAIPYHEMILYKLHVRGYTKANRTITGTKGTFQALEEMIPYWKELDINTIELMPAYEFMESGTCKNSESEKMVSEKHTQGRVNFWGYMYGYYFAPKRSYCATDDPEKEFKTFIKKLHQAGIACIMEMYFPRECNPVTALRALQFWKLYYHVDGFHVLGEGVSAKLLMHDGVLSDTRLMFHDFDESQIRKKKKPEDKCIAQYNPGFLQDMRRFLKSDEDMVSAAAYHIRRNPNTYAVINYMACQDGFTMNDMVTYNYRHNEANQENNHDGSSYNYSWNCGVEGPSRRLQIRQMRERQIRNAFLMVLLSQGVPMIYGGDEFGNSQNGNNNAYCQDNQVGWIDWKALKKNESLFQFVKNAIAFRKEHPILHVPGEMYGVDYQTRGLPDVSLHGERAWYMNSENTSRLLGIMYCGAYAHRADGSEDASIYVAYNFHWEDRIFALPNLAGYRKWKKVIDTSAVKENGFLEQEQETYSKKLKVTPRTIVVLMAVEEEKKDASVAAL; from the coding sequence ATGAGCAACAAGAAAAAATATGAAGGAGAGAAAGAGATGGCTGAGAGCAGAAAGATGAAAACAGAAAAGGGGCTGGCTCTTGTGCCTGGTGCAAATCCGTTGGCAGATGGCTGTAATTTTGCAGTTGAGGTACCGGAAGACAGCAGAGCATCTCTGATTCTCTACAAAAAGAGATCAGCAAAACCTTATGTGGAGATTCCTTTTACAGAAGAAAACAGAACCGGAAATGTATATGCAATGTATATTCCGGATTTTAATCTGAAAGAGTACGAGTACAATTTTCTGATAAATGGAAAGGTGTATACTGATCCCTGTGCGTACAGGATTTTGGGACGGGAACGCTTTGGTGCAGAGGTGGGTACGAATCCGCACAAAGTCAGGGGAGGATTTCTTAAAAAAGAAGTTTTTGACTGGGAGAACGACAAAAATCCGGCTATTCCATATCACGAAATGATTCTTTATAAACTGCATGTGCGCGGATATACAAAAGCGAATCGGACGATAACCGGTACAAAGGGAACTTTTCAGGCACTGGAGGAAATGATCCCGTACTGGAAAGAGCTTGATATCAATACAATTGAACTGATGCCTGCATATGAATTTATGGAAAGCGGTACCTGTAAGAATTCTGAATCTGAGAAAATGGTATCTGAGAAGCATACACAGGGACGTGTTAATTTCTGGGGATATATGTATGGCTATTATTTTGCACCCAAGAGATCTTACTGTGCAACAGATGATCCGGAGAAAGAGTTTAAAACATTCATTAAAAAACTGCATCAGGCCGGAATTGCCTGTATCATGGAAATGTATTTTCCACGAGAATGTAATCCTGTGACAGCACTCAGGGCATTGCAGTTCTGGAAGCTTTACTATCATGTAGACGGATTTCATGTATTGGGTGAGGGAGTTTCTGCCAAATTGCTGATGCATGACGGGGTTTTAAGTGATACCCGGCTGATGTTTCACGATTTTGATGAGAGCCAGATCCGGAAAAAAAAGAAACCGGAAGACAAATGTATTGCACAGTATAATCCGGGATTTTTGCAGGATATGCGCCGTTTTCTGAAAAGTGACGAGGATATGGTCTCAGCGGCTGCTTACCATATCAGAAGGAATCCAAATACCTATGCAGTCATTAATTATATGGCCTGTCAGGATGGCTTTACCATGAATGATATGGTGACCTATAATTACAGACATAATGAAGCAAATCAGGAGAATAATCACGATGGCAGTAGTTATAATTATTCCTGGAACTGTGGCGTGGAAGGGCCAAGCAGAAGGCTGCAGATCAGACAGATGAGAGAACGTCAGATCAGAAATGCTTTTCTTATGGTGCTGCTCAGTCAGGGTGTTCCTATGATCTATGGCGGGGATGAGTTTGGAAATTCACAGAACGGAAATAATAATGCCTATTGTCAGGATAATCAGGTTGGATGGATTGACTGGAAAGCACTGAAGAAAAATGAATCCCTGTTTCAGTTTGTAAAGAATGCCATTGCTTTCCGGAAAGAACATCCGATTCTTCATGTTCCAGGAGAAATGTACGGAGTGGATTATCAGACTAGGGGACTGCCGGATGTTTCCCTTCATGGAGAACGCGCATGGTATATGAATTCTGAGAACACATCCAGACTGCTTGGAATTATGTATTGTGGCGCCTATGCGCACCGGGCAGACGGCAGCGAGGATGCTTCCATATACGTTGCATATAACTTTCACTGGGAAGATCGTATTTTTGCGCTTCCTAATCTGGCAGGATACAGAAAATGGAAGAAAGTGATTGATACCAGTGCTGTGAAAGAGAATGGTTTCCTGGAGCAGGAACAGGAAACTTATAGTAAAAAGCTGAAGGTCACACCGCGTACGATCGTGGTGCTGATGGCTGTAGAGGAGGAGAAGAAAGATGCATCCGTGGCTGCACTTTAA
- the glf gene encoding UDP-galactopyranose mutase codes for MKKYDYLIVGAGLFGAVFAHEATRRGKTCLVIDKRGHIGGNIYTEEVEGIQVHRYGAHIFHTSRKQVWDYINQFAEFNHFVNSPIAVYKDELYNLPFNMNTFHQLWGVRTPAEAKAKIQEQIARMHITHPKNLEEQALALVGQDVYEKLVEGYTRKQWGRECKDLPAFIIKRLPLRYTYDNNYFKDPYQGIPKGGYTRIVKKLLEGVQVCLNTDFFANREELTAQADKVLFTGMIDEFYDYCYGELEYRSLRFETEVLDMGNYQGNAVVNYTDYEVPYTRIIEHKHFEFGTQPKTVITREYPAAWEKGKEPYYPVNDPKNSELFDKYERRALEEKNVIFGGRLGMYRYMDMDQVIEEALSLAETELTYEEP; via the coding sequence ATGAAGAAATATGATTATCTGATAGTAGGAGCCGGCCTTTTTGGTGCAGTATTTGCACATGAGGCCACAAGACGGGGGAAAACATGCCTTGTGATCGATAAGAGAGGTCATATCGGCGGTAATATTTACACAGAAGAAGTAGAGGGGATCCAGGTACACAGATACGGTGCACATATCTTCCATACTTCCAGAAAACAGGTGTGGGATTATATCAATCAGTTTGCAGAATTTAATCATTTTGTGAATTCACCGATTGCAGTCTATAAGGATGAATTATATAATCTGCCGTTTAATATGAATACCTTTCATCAGCTCTGGGGAGTACGTACTCCTGCAGAAGCAAAGGCGAAGATACAGGAACAGATCGCAAGAATGCACATTACTCATCCGAAGAACCTGGAGGAACAGGCGCTTGCACTGGTTGGACAGGACGTATATGAGAAACTGGTAGAGGGATATACAAGGAAGCAGTGGGGCAGGGAGTGTAAAGATCTGCCGGCATTTATCATAAAAAGACTGCCTTTGCGTTATACTTATGATAATAACTATTTCAAAGATCCTTATCAGGGAATCCCCAAAGGTGGATATACACGTATTGTGAAGAAACTTCTGGAGGGTGTACAGGTATGTCTGAATACAGATTTCTTTGCAAACAGAGAAGAACTGACTGCACAGGCAGACAAAGTACTCTTTACAGGTATGATCGATGAATTTTATGACTATTGTTACGGAGAACTGGAATACAGATCACTGAGATTTGAGACAGAAGTGCTGGATATGGGAAATTATCAGGGCAATGCGGTTGTCAATTATACAGATTATGAAGTTCCGTATACAAGGATCATCGAGCATAAACATTTTGAATTTGGTACACAGCCAAAGACTGTGATCACCAGAGAATATCCGGCAGCATGGGAGAAAGGCAAAGAGCCGTACTATCCGGTCAATGACCCGAAGAACAGTGAACTGTTTGACAAATATGAACGTCGCGCACTGGAAGAGAAGAATGTGATCTTTGGCGGAAGACTCGGCATGTATCGCTACATGGATATGGATCAGGTTATTGAAGAGGCGCTGTCTCTGGCAGAAACAGAGCTTACCTATGAAGAGCCATGA
- a CDS encoding DUF6553 family protein, with the protein MTDTPIIALYYREYDPMKRKMFLDQSIAAGEDEEANAVRKELWELRYGEPSEAGSGTRADGYLALWMAMEYSKDTAGKLFGLKRARKEIEKNLARLKFREMQEKSELHRELLYRECCHMVKTYMELCEKDKTYNTTLCGIVPISEKSAKSKLQKDVYTTAIVFPEEINMQEELEMITKAAREAYEAHFPGEGGL; encoded by the coding sequence ATGACAGACACACCAATAATTGCTCTTTATTACAGAGAGTATGATCCGATGAAAAGAAAGATGTTTCTTGACCAGTCTATTGCTGCAGGCGAAGATGAGGAGGCAAATGCTGTCCGTAAGGAACTGTGGGAACTGCGTTACGGAGAACCTTCAGAGGCAGGTTCCGGTACGCGTGCTGATGGGTATCTGGCGCTTTGGATGGCAATGGAATACAGCAAGGATACAGCGGGAAAGCTGTTTGGTTTAAAGAGAGCCAGAAAAGAAATCGAGAAAAACCTTGCCAGACTGAAATTCAGGGAAATGCAGGAAAAGAGCGAACTTCACAGGGAACTGCTTTACAGAGAATGCTGCCATATGGTTAAGACTTATATGGAACTTTGTGAGAAGGACAAGACATATAATACTACCCTGTGCGGAATTGTTCCTATCAGTGAGAAAAGTGCGAAGAGTAAGCTTCAGAAAGATGTCTATACCACTGCCATTGTGTTTCCGGAAGAAATCAATATGCAGGAAGAACTGGAAATGATAACAAAGGCAGCAAGGGAAGCTTACGAAGCTCATTTTCCGGGAGAAGGCGGATTATAA
- the putP gene encoding sodium/proline symporter PutP: protein MSGTTMVILSAFVAYLLLMIVIGVVYMKKTSSSEDYFLGGRGLNAWVAALSAQASDMSGWLLMGLPGAIYSLGTGQIWIAVGLFIGTVLNWVCISHRLRKYTIAANNSLTIPAFFENRFQDKKRILLLLSSIVIVIFFLVYTASALAAGGKLFNTVFGIDYHIALAIGAAVILCYTFMGGFMAVCVTDFVQGTLMLIGLLVVPLVAYLTLSGSLSDLLTQSGAPGGAAAFLNPFENGERPYTFIEIFSQLAWGLGYCGMPHILTRFMAVKSEKELKKSSAIAIVWDILSLTAACFIGIIGRAYLLPTVLGENGASSSESVFIEMINKLFSSHLGLPFIGGIFLCGILAAIMSTADSQLLVTASAASEDLYHQFIKKDADSKEILAVARLTVIVVSVLAFVIAWNPNSSIMGLVSNAWAGLGAAFGPTVVMSLFWRRTNLTGAVAGIVSGGLTVIVWDYIPLAAGQTLGSYTGLYSLAVGFAVSLVMIIIFSLATKAPSKEITDVFDKVAGK from the coding sequence TTGAGTGGTACAACAATGGTCATATTGTCCGCATTTGTTGCCTATCTGTTACTTATGATAGTCATTGGTGTGGTTTATATGAAAAAAACAAGCAGCTCGGAAGATTATTTTCTGGGCGGACGTGGACTGAATGCATGGGTAGCTGCTCTTTCAGCACAGGCATCAGATATGAGCGGATGGCTCTTAATGGGACTTCCGGGAGCAATTTATTCACTGGGAACAGGACAGATCTGGATTGCTGTAGGTCTGTTCATCGGAACTGTATTAAACTGGGTGTGTATTTCACACAGACTTCGTAAATATACGATCGCAGCAAACAATTCCCTTACAATCCCGGCATTTTTTGAGAACAGATTTCAGGATAAGAAGAGAATCCTGTTATTGCTTTCATCCATCGTGATTGTAATCTTTTTCCTGGTTTATACAGCTTCTGCACTGGCAGCAGGTGGTAAACTTTTTAACACAGTATTTGGAATTGATTATCATATAGCTCTGGCAATTGGTGCAGCAGTTATCCTCTGTTATACATTTATGGGGGGATTTATGGCTGTATGCGTAACTGACTTTGTACAGGGAACACTGATGCTGATCGGTCTTCTGGTCGTTCCGCTGGTTGCATATCTGACACTGAGCGGAAGTCTGAGTGATCTTCTGACACAGAGCGGAGCGCCGGGTGGAGCAGCAGCTTTCCTGAATCCTTTTGAGAACGGAGAGCGCCCATATACATTTATTGAAATCTTTTCCCAGCTTGCATGGGGACTTGGATACTGCGGCATGCCTCATATCCTTACCCGCTTCATGGCTGTAAAGAGTGAGAAAGAATTAAAAAAATCCAGTGCGATCGCAATCGTGTGGGATATCCTTTCTCTGACAGCAGCGTGCTTTATCGGTATTATAGGTCGTGCATATCTGCTTCCGACTGTACTTGGTGAAAATGGTGCATCTTCCTCAGAGAGTGTATTTATCGAGATGATCAATAAACTGTTTTCCAGTCATCTGGGACTTCCGTTTATCGGAGGAATCTTCCTCTGCGGTATTCTTGCGGCAATTATGTCCACAGCGGATTCACAGCTTCTGGTAACAGCGTCCGCAGCATCTGAGGATTTATATCATCAGTTCATTAAGAAGGATGCAGACTCAAAGGAAATTCTTGCAGTTGCAAGACTTACGGTTATCGTGGTATCTGTTCTCGCATTTGTGATCGCGTGGAATCCGAACAGCAGTATCATGGGACTGGTATCCAATGCATGGGCCGGTCTTGGTGCAGCGTTTGGTCCGACTGTGGTAATGTCACTGTTCTGGAGAAGAACAAACCTTACAGGTGCAGTTGCAGGTATTGTTTCCGGTGGTCTGACAGTTATCGTCTGGGACTATATACCGCTTGCGGCAGGACAGACTCTTGGTTCTTATACAGGACTTTATTCTCTGGCTGTAGGTTTTGCTGTCAGCCTTGTGATGATCATTATCTTCAGTCTGGCTACGAAAGCACCATCCAAAGAAATCACAGATGTGTTTGATAAAGTGGCAGGAAAATAA
- a CDS encoding DUF6783 domain-containing protein, which translates to MFCPNSVVVAHYDALIRTKSPTNCDAHLA; encoded by the coding sequence ATATTTTGTCCGAATTCGGTTGTCGTAGCCCACTACGACGCCCTCATCCGAACAAAATCTCCCACAAATTGTGACGCACATCTTGCGTAA
- a CDS encoding DUF6062 family protein, translating into MKEKLYTIPLNDAVNASDECPFCFIERELEQNSLDFVLGNSSSYMESDIRDQTDKAGFCRVHMKKMFDYGNTLGNALILQTHYHKLREEMRKQFDSFSPGKSSVLARFRRSDSSADKNPIAAWTAFKDCSCFICQNIEDTFKRYVETFFWLYRQDNEFKNKILRSKGFCLHHFGILCNGADKYLNDKEKAEFYPAMFRLMDENFQRMEEDLVWLSDKFDYRNKDADWKNSKDALQRGMQKLRSGYPADPVHKAK; encoded by the coding sequence ATGAAAGAAAAGTTATATACCATTCCACTTAATGATGCGGTAAATGCCAGTGACGAGTGTCCTTTCTGTTTTATTGAGCGGGAACTGGAGCAGAACTCGCTGGATTTTGTACTGGGTAACAGTTCTTCTTATATGGAAAGTGACATCCGGGATCAGACGGATAAGGCGGGATTTTGCAGGGTACATATGAAGAAAATGTTTGATTATGGGAATACTCTTGGGAATGCATTGATTCTTCAGACTCATTATCATAAACTTCGGGAAGAGATGAGAAAGCAGTTTGATTCTTTTTCACCCGGAAAATCCTCGGTCCTCGCGCGTTTCCGCCGTTCAGATTCCAGCGCAGATAAGAATCCGATTGCTGCATGGACTGCTTTTAAGGATTGCAGCTGTTTTATCTGTCAGAATATTGAGGATACATTTAAACGGTATGTGGAAACTTTTTTCTGGCTGTATCGGCAGGATAATGAATTTAAAAATAAAATTCTGCGCAGTAAAGGCTTCTGTCTGCATCACTTCGGGATTCTGTGCAACGGTGCAGATAAATATCTGAATGATAAAGAAAAGGCTGAGTTTTATCCTGCCATGTTCAGGCTGATGGATGAAAACTTCCAGCGTATGGAAGAAGATCTGGTATGGCTGTCAGATAAGTTTGATTACAGAAATAAGGATGCTGACTGGAAAAACTCCAAAGATGCGCTCCAGCGTGGAATGCAGAAACTTCGTAGCGGATACCCGGCAGATCCGGTGCATAAGGCAAAATAA
- a CDS encoding exodeoxyribonuclease III, whose protein sequence is MKLISWNVNGIRACIGKGFEESFAALDADIFCLQETKCQQGQVKLELPGYYQYWNYANRRGYSGTAVFTKKEPLSVAYGIGIEEHDKEGRVITLEYEKFYLVTVYTPNSQSELRRLEYRMHWEEDFLAYLLKLQESKPVICCGDFNVAHQEIDLKNPKTNRRNAGFTDEERACFGKVLESGFIDTFRYFYPDVEGRYSWWSYRFKAREKNAGWRIDYFITSPQLKDKLEGAEIHSEIMGSDHCPVELQITL, encoded by the coding sequence ATGAAATTAATCTCATGGAATGTAAATGGTATACGTGCATGCATTGGCAAAGGGTTTGAAGAGAGTTTTGCAGCACTTGATGCGGATATTTTCTGCCTGCAGGAAACGAAATGCCAGCAGGGGCAGGTGAAGCTGGAACTTCCGGGATATTATCAGTACTGGAATTATGCCAACAGACGGGGATATTCCGGAACTGCTGTTTTTACAAAGAAAGAGCCACTGTCTGTGGCGTATGGAATTGGAATTGAGGAACATGACAAAGAAGGACGTGTGATCACCCTGGAATATGAAAAATTTTATCTGGTGACTGTATATACACCAAATTCCCAGAGTGAACTGCGCAGACTGGAATACCGTATGCACTGGGAAGAGGATTTTCTGGCATACTTGTTGAAATTGCAGGAAAGTAAGCCTGTGATCTGCTGCGGGGATTTCAATGTGGCACATCAGGAGATCGACCTGAAGAATCCTAAGACCAACCGGAGAAATGCCGGATTTACAGATGAAGAGAGAGCATGCTTTGGTAAGGTGCTGGAGAGTGGATTTATCGATACATTCCGTTATTTTTATCCGGATGTAGAGGGCAGATATTCATGGTGGTCGTACAGATTCAAGGCAAGAGAGAAGAATGCAGGGTGGAGAATTGACTATTTTATCACGTCTCCACAGTTGAAGGATAAGCTTGAAGGCGCAGAAATCCATTCTGAAATTATGGGTTCCGATCATTGTCCGGTAGAACTTCAGATTACATTATAG